From Atribacterota bacterium:
ATTATATTGATGTTATTTCCCGTATTCAGATTGAAGATTTAATCCTTAAGCATCAGCCGACTATGCTGTTTGTAGAACATGACTATTCTTTTGTCAAAGCAATAACAACAAAGCAGGTTCATTTGTAGTTTAAAAAATGTTTCAAAAATTATTGACTATTGTGGTCATTATAGTGTATTATAAGAATGACCACTCTGGTCAATAAGATTATTTGTTCTGAATTTTGTTTTGAAAAGGAAAAGAGGTGGCAGTTATTTATTCACAATTTCATAGCCTGGAATCAGAAAAACAAGAACGTATCATTAATGCATCATTAAAGGAGTTTGCCCGAAATGGTTATGACAAGGCATCCACAAACGAAATTATCAAACAAGCGGGAATCTCCAAGGGCTCATTATTCAATTATTTTAATAATAAAAAGGAACTATACTTATTTTTGCTTGATTATGTAGAAAAGGTGATTAAAAAGATCTACGCTGAAGTGGATTGGAATGAACCGGATTTCTTTACCAGAATAAGACAATTGGGATTGGTAAAGTTTAAGATTTATAAAAAGTTTCCACACGCATTTAATTTTCTTAAGGCTGTATCCCATGAGGATGCAGCTGATGTGAAGCCTGCAATTAGCAAACTTAAACAGGACTTGATTGCAAGTGGCCTGGAAAAAGGCTATCAAAATATTGATTGGAGCAAATTCCGGGAAGATATTGACCGTGAAAAAATGATTAATATAATTAACTGGACCATGTTGAGCTTTGCCGAGCAACATATGAATGAACTTGATTCCATTGAAGATGTTGGAAGGGAAATCCTCAGTGAATCAGATGAATATTTTGAGATTCTGAAACAGTGTTTCTATAAAAAGGGGGAACAATAGCATGTTTATTATTGTCTCTGATTTAAAGAAGACCTACACAACGGGTATAGTTAAAAATGAGGTTTTAAAGGGTATAGAAATAAAATTAGGAAAAGGAGAGATTGGCGTCATTCTTGGCCCCTCAGGTTCG
This genomic window contains:
- a CDS encoding TetR/AcrR family transcriptional regulator, which codes for MAVIYSQFHSLESEKQERIINASLKEFARNGYDKASTNEIIKQAGISKGSLFNYFNNKKELYLFLLDYVEKVIKKIYAEVDWNEPDFFTRIRQLGLVKFKIYKKFPHAFNFLKAVSHEDAADVKPAISKLKQDLIASGLEKGYQNIDWSKFREDIDREKMINIINWTMLSFAEQHMNELDSIEDVGREILSESDEYFEILKQCFYKKGEQ